One Megasphaera vaginalis (ex Bordigoni et al. 2020) genomic region harbors:
- the secF gene encoding protein translocase subunit SecF has protein sequence MKFNIVGHKKWWFALSSVLVIASIVSILINGFNFGIDYTGGTILDLHFNRPVTVAEVRQVTDASPLGLESSVIQLSGVTDQNSSADVMVRMRNLSSDESKQVATALGDRLGGAEIRRTESVGAVIGSEVTKNAVMNLAVAFIALAAYISFRFEYKIAVSAIVSILHDLIMVLGVFSFFHLEIDASFLAAILTVVGYSMNEAVVIFDRVRENTRTHRRTDTYEKLAYDSIAQSIHRSIYTLTTVLFACGALHFFGGESTKNFSLVMLIGFISGAYSSICVDTSLWVVWKNHTSDRGSKLRQATAAEEGGEN, from the coding sequence ATGAAATTCAACATTGTAGGTCATAAAAAATGGTGGTTTGCCCTCTCATCCGTTCTTGTCATTGCCAGTATCGTTTCGATTCTTATCAACGGGTTCAATTTCGGTATCGATTATACGGGCGGTACAATACTCGACCTTCATTTCAACCGGCCTGTCACGGTGGCGGAGGTGCGCCAGGTGACGGACGCCTCGCCGCTTGGCTTGGAAAGCAGCGTTATTCAGCTCTCCGGCGTTACGGATCAGAATTCATCTGCCGACGTTATGGTGCGCATGCGCAATTTATCCAGTGATGAAAGCAAGCAGGTCGCTACCGCCTTGGGAGATCGGCTCGGCGGCGCTGAGATCAGACGAACCGAATCGGTCGGCGCTGTTATCGGCTCGGAAGTGACGAAAAATGCCGTCATGAATCTGGCCGTCGCCTTTATTGCCTTGGCGGCCTATATCTCTTTTCGCTTTGAATACAAGATTGCCGTTTCGGCTATCGTTTCCATTCTACATGATCTGATTATGGTACTGGGCGTATTTTCGTTCTTTCACCTGGAGATCGACGCGTCCTTTCTGGCCGCGATTCTGACTGTCGTTGGCTATTCGATGAACGAAGCCGTCGTCATCTTCGACCGCGTTCGTGAAAATACGCGGACCCACAGGCGGACCGACACGTACGAGAAACTGGCGTATGACAGCATCGCGCAAAGTATTCATCGCAGTATCTATACGCTGACAACCGTTCTTTTTGCCTGCGGCGCGCTGCATTTCTTCGGCGGCGAATCGACGAAGAATTTTTCCCTGGTCATGCTCATCGGCTTTATCAGCGGTGCTTATTCGTCTATCTGCGTCGATACGTCCCTTTGGGTTGTTTGGAAGAATCATACGTCCGATCGCGGCAGCAAGTTACGGCAGGCGACTGCCGCCGAAGAAGGCGGAGAAAATTGA
- the secD gene encoding protein translocase subunit SecD produces MLRSRNILKFFGAVIIILAAFIICIYPLANSIKQGLDLQGGTHIVLEAVDTPDAPVTEDSLGRAVSIVERRINEMGLTEPIVQKEGARRIIVELPGEKNPEKAIETIGKTAVMEFKDESGTTRLTGSDLKTAKEQIDNGHKNVVGIEFTDEGAKKFADLTASNVGHKIAITLDGEVLTAPVVNEPITGGKAVITGSKTLEEAKNLAILLRSGALPVKLQVLEVRTIGPSLGQDSKEKSERAFAIGILLIMIFLVVIYRMSGVVANIALLVYVLILLAILKYLDATLTLPGIAGIILSMGFAVDANILIFERFKEEVLVGKSLRTSMEAGFRRAFNTILDANVSVMIAAVVLILMGSGTVKGFAVNLALGLIVSMFTAILVSRSLLTWFINTGLIMNPWFYGLNRHLDKGGKKEGQA; encoded by the coding sequence ATGTTGCGGAGCCGTAACATTTTAAAATTTTTCGGAGCAGTCATCATTATTTTAGCTGCCTTTATCATCTGCATTTATCCGCTGGCCAATTCCATCAAGCAGGGCCTCGATCTGCAAGGCGGTACGCATATTGTACTGGAAGCTGTCGATACGCCTGATGCTCCGGTAACGGAAGACTCCCTGGGGCGCGCCGTTTCTATCGTTGAACGACGTATCAATGAAATGGGGCTGACAGAGCCGATCGTCCAAAAAGAAGGCGCCCGCCGTATTATCGTCGAGCTTCCCGGTGAAAAGAATCCGGAAAAAGCGATCGAAACTATCGGCAAGACGGCCGTCATGGAATTTAAGGATGAAAGCGGTACGACCCGTCTAACCGGTTCCGATCTGAAAACGGCGAAAGAACAGATCGACAATGGCCATAAGAATGTCGTCGGCATCGAATTTACCGATGAAGGTGCCAAGAAATTTGCCGATCTGACGGCCTCCAATGTGGGACATAAGATCGCGATCACCCTCGATGGGGAAGTCTTGACGGCGCCTGTTGTCAACGAACCGATTACAGGCGGCAAAGCCGTCATTACAGGCAGTAAAACGCTGGAAGAAGCAAAAAATCTGGCTATCCTCCTGCGTTCCGGCGCATTGCCGGTAAAACTGCAAGTTCTGGAAGTCCGTACGATCGGACCGAGCCTGGGGCAGGATTCGAAGGAAAAGAGTGAAAGAGCTTTTGCCATCGGAATCCTGTTGATCATGATTTTCCTTGTCGTCATTTACCGCATGTCCGGCGTCGTCGCCAATATTGCTCTTCTTGTTTACGTGCTGATCCTGTTGGCGATCTTGAAGTATCTCGATGCTACGCTGACCTTGCCGGGGATTGCCGGGATCATTTTATCCATGGGATTTGCCGTCGATGCGAATATCCTGATTTTTGAACGATTCAAAGAAGAGGTGCTTGTCGGTAAGAGCTTGCGTACATCGATGGAAGCGGGCTTCCGCCGTGCCTTCAACACGATCCTCGATGCTAACGTTTCCGTTATGATCGCTGCCGTCGTACTGATTCTCATGGGCTCCGGTACGGTCAAAGGGTTTGCCGTCAACTTGGCTCTTGGCCTTATTGTCAGCATGTTTACGGCGATCCTTGTCAGCCGTTCGCTGCTTACGTGGTTTATCAATACGGGGTTGATCATGAATCCGTGGTTTTACGGACTGAACCGGCATCTTGACAAAGGCGGAAAAAAGGAGGGACAGGCATGA
- a CDS encoding 5-formyltetrahydrofolate cyclo-ligase yields the protein MKNKVLLRQRMRELLQQLPAAVQSAGSDAVCRYVSALPQYRRAERIMAFLHMPGEVSLDALIAAAVAAGKEVYVPRCLGPGLMEAARLPSLAAAVSGAYGIRTAPPDSPAVAATSLDLILVSGLAFDAAGHRLGRGAGFYDRYLQPLRRDVSIAVAWQAQIVAAVPTEAHDVPMSLIVTEEGCHHI from the coding sequence ATGAAGAATAAGGTCCTGCTCCGGCAACGGATGAGGGAACTGTTACAGCAGCTGCCTGCCGCAGTACAGTCGGCAGGCAGTGATGCTGTCTGCCGGTACGTGTCCGCTTTGCCGCAATATCGGCGGGCAGAACGGATTATGGCATTTCTCCACATGCCCGGTGAGGTCAGCCTCGATGCGTTGATCGCTGCGGCCGTTGCCGCCGGCAAAGAGGTCTACGTGCCGCGGTGTCTCGGTCCCGGGCTGATGGAGGCGGCCAGATTACCGTCACTGGCGGCTGCCGTCAGCGGCGCTTACGGTATTCGGACGGCACCGCCGGACAGTCCGGCTGTCGCGGCGACATCCTTGGATCTGATTCTCGTCTCCGGACTGGCCTTTGACGCAGCCGGGCATCGTCTGGGACGGGGCGCCGGTTTTTACGATCGTTATTTGCAGCCCTTGCGGCGTGACGTCAGCATTGCCGTAGCGTGGCAGGCACAGATCGTTGCGGCAGTACCGACAGAAGCGCACGATGTCCCGATGTCACTCATCGTGACGGAAGAAGGCTGTCATCATATTTAG
- the tgt gene encoding tRNA guanosine(34) transglycosylase Tgt gives MVITYEQQAECDGARAGLLRTPHGTFKTPMFMPVGTQATVKTLTPEELYSMGAQVILSNTYHLFLRPGEELIREAGGLHRFMNWKQAILTDSGGFQVFSLGQMRKIGEEGVTFRSHLDGSKKFLSPEVSMDIQMALHSDIAMAFDECIPYPADYEYAQASTERTSRWASRCLTHHHCVTQGLFGIVQGGMYPELRRRSCADLVDMNFDGYGIGGLSVGESKDIMYDVLENTTIHLPRDKARYLMGVGTPDCLIEGVARGVDMFDCVYPTRVARNGMAMTRTGRLTVRNAAYARDFRPIEEGCQCYTCRNYSRAYIRHLFKAEELLAYRLVSIHNLYFLLNFMRQMRQSIIDGTFREFRKAFWQEYQDA, from the coding sequence GTGGTCATTACGTACGAACAGCAGGCTGAATGCGACGGCGCCAGAGCGGGTCTGCTGCGGACGCCGCACGGTACCTTCAAGACGCCGATGTTCATGCCTGTCGGTACGCAGGCAACGGTGAAGACGCTGACCCCGGAAGAGTTGTACAGTATGGGCGCTCAAGTTATTTTGAGCAATACGTATCATCTCTTTCTGCGGCCCGGCGAGGAACTGATCCGTGAAGCCGGCGGCCTGCATCGCTTTATGAATTGGAAACAGGCGATCTTGACAGACAGCGGCGGTTTCCAGGTGTTCAGTCTGGGGCAAATGCGCAAGATCGGAGAAGAAGGCGTCACGTTTCGCTCGCATCTGGACGGCTCAAAAAAATTTTTGTCTCCTGAAGTATCGATGGATATTCAAATGGCATTGCATTCCGATATTGCCATGGCTTTTGACGAATGTATTCCCTATCCTGCCGATTACGAGTATGCGCAGGCTTCGACGGAGCGGACGAGTCGTTGGGCGAGCCGCTGCCTGACTCATCACCACTGTGTTACGCAGGGCCTGTTCGGGATCGTTCAGGGCGGCATGTATCCTGAGCTGCGGCGGCGAAGTTGTGCCGATTTGGTTGACATGAATTTTGACGGTTACGGCATCGGCGGCTTGAGTGTTGGCGAATCAAAGGATATAATGTATGATGTATTGGAGAATACGACGATTCATCTGCCGCGGGATAAGGCACGTTATCTCATGGGCGTCGGCACGCCCGATTGTCTGATTGAAGGCGTGGCGCGCGGCGTTGATATGTTTGACTGCGTCTATCCGACACGGGTAGCGCGTAACGGGATGGCCATGACCCGTACAGGTCGTCTTACTGTACGCAACGCGGCTTATGCCCGCGACTTCAGGCCGATCGAAGAAGGTTGTCAGTGCTACACGTGCCGCAACTACTCGCGGGCCTATATCCGTCATTTATTTAAGGCGGAAGAACTGCTTGCGTACCGTTTGGTAAGCATTCATAATCTCTATTTCCTTCTGAACTTCATGCGGCAAATGCGGCAGTCCATTATTGACGGCACGTTCCGCGAGTTCAGAAAAGCATTCTGGCAGGAGTATCAAGATGCCTGA